The following coding sequences are from one Alosa alosa isolate M-15738 ecotype Scorff River chromosome 3, AALO_Geno_1.1, whole genome shotgun sequence window:
- the kctd4 gene encoding BTB/POZ domain-containing protein KCTD4: MEWDLRRMESDLRQINPDLLQPSKSFKKTSSGTVTLNVGGYLYAAQRQTLAKHPGSVLEEMASGKRPVQHVDSMGNAFIDRDGPIFRHILNFLRLGELLLPDDFKEIGLLQREAEFYRLPELTEAALDWEQQQAAQREPAFLEVTDSHDRSHGLKVYCSDTGFIEKVKGRLVQISKSRLDGFPEEFEVSSNIIQFRHFIKSEMGSRLVLKEDSTFLCTLECLKLETVMLALRAGFRLITSLDSSRGSVVQCEALHFVK, encoded by the coding sequence ATGGAATGGGATCTCAGAAGAATGGAGAGTGATCTGAGACAAATCAACCCTGACTTGCTACAGCCCAGCAAAAGCTTCAAGAAAACCTCTTCAGGTACTGTAACCCTAAATGTAGGGGGCTATCTTTATGCCGCCCAGAGACAGACTCTTGCCAAGCACCCCGGCTCAGTGCTGGAGGAGATGGCCAGTGGGAAGAGGCCTGTGCAGCACGTGGACTCAATGGGCAATGCCTTCATTGACCGGGATGGCCCCATCTTCCGCCACATCCTTAACTTCTTGCGACTGGGGGAGCTGTTACTTCCAGATGATTTTAAGGAGATTGGGCTGTTGCAGCGTGAAGCAGAGTTCTATAGGCTGCCTGAGCTCACAGAGGCAGCACTGGATTGGGAGCAGCAGCAGGCAGCACAGCGGGAGCCTGCCTTTTTGGAGGTGACTGACAGCCACGACCGTTCACACGGCCTTAAGGTCTACTGTAGTGACACTGGCTTCATTGAGAAGGTGAAGGGCCGCCTGGTACAGATCTCCAAGAGCCGACTGGATGGTTTCCCAGAAGAGTTCGAGGTGTCATCCAATATCATCCAATTCCGACACTTCATCAAGTCAGAAATGGGGTCCCGGCTGGTCCTAAAGGAAGACAGCACCTTCCTGTGCACACTAGAGTGTCTGAAGCTGGAAACTGTCATGCTGGCCCTCAGGGCAGGTTTCCGGCTCATCACAAGTCTAGACAGCAGCCGGGGGTCTGTTGTCCAGTGTGAGGCACTACATTTTGTTAAGTGA